A genomic window from Candidatus Andeanibacterium colombiense includes:
- the yajC gene encoding preprotein translocase subunit YajC, whose translation MLDILSAAAAGAPSGLAAYGSMIPIVGMVAIFWFLIIRPQMRQQKEHKNKVAAMKRGDQVVTAGGIVGKVTKVDDNYAELEIAQGVKVKVVKQTIADLVPPAGAAAND comes from the coding sequence ATGCTTGATATTCTTTCCGCCGCTGCCGCCGGCGCGCCGTCAGGGCTTGCTGCCTATGGCAGCATGATTCCGATCGTCGGCATGGTCGCGATCTTCTGGTTCCTGATCATCCGCCCGCAGATGCGCCAGCAGAAGGAACACAAGAACAAGGTCGCGGCGATGAAGCGCGGCGATCAGGTGGTCACCGCCGGCGGCATCGTCGGCAAGGTGACCAAGGTCGATGATAACTACGCTGAACTCGAAATCGCCCAGGGCGTGAAGGTCAAGGTGGTCAAGCAGACCATCGCCGACCTGGTCCCGCCCGCCGGCGCCGCGGCGAACGACTGA
- a CDS encoding low affinity iron permease family protein: MNKLFTRIAGKIASWSGKPITFVLAFACVLVWAVTGPIFQYSEVWQLVINTGTTIVTFLMVFLVQNSQNRDAGAMQAKLDELLRAVAKAREEFIGIEHLTDVEIEKIRKQMEHGKGSPGNKPGAGETVGHLLKRH; the protein is encoded by the coding sequence ATGAACAAGCTCTTCACCAGAATCGCCGGAAAAATCGCCAGCTGGTCGGGCAAGCCGATCACCTTCGTTCTCGCCTTCGCCTGCGTGCTGGTATGGGCGGTAACCGGGCCGATCTTCCAATATTCCGAAGTGTGGCAGCTGGTGATCAACACCGGCACCACCATCGTCACCTTCCTGATGGTGTTCCTGGTCCAGAATTCGCAGAACCGCGATGCCGGGGCGATGCAGGCGAAGCTGGATGAACTGCTGCGCGCGGTCGCGAAGGCCCGCGAGGAATTCATCGGGATCGAGCATCTGACCGATGTCGAGATCGAGAAGATTCGCAAGCAGATGGAGCACGGCAAGGGCTCGCCTGGCAACAAGCCGGGCGCCGGAGAAACGGTCGGCCACCTGCTCAAGCGGCACTAG
- a CDS encoding fumarylacetoacetate hydrolase family protein, with the protein MKLARFEIAGQVDLGLIEDEGVTSLTAAGCEFPDMLAIIAGGEAALQEIRDLTDGTAPHHRLADVKLLAPLRPGKYLAIGMNYRKHIAEMGRDGPPPHQYWFNKQTTAISGPYDPIDPGVSEMVDYEVELGVVIGAKAKGVTAADALDHVFGYLVANDVSARDWQKHTPTFTMGKSFDTHGPIGPWIVTADEIPDPQNLALRCLVNGEKRQESNTSGMIHTIAAQIEYLSTAFTLEPGDLIATGTPEGVGAGMQPPSFLKPGDVVRCEIDGIGAIENTVVTPA; encoded by the coding sequence ATGAAGCTGGCGCGTTTCGAGATTGCCGGGCAAGTCGATCTAGGGCTGATCGAGGATGAGGGCGTAACCAGCCTGACCGCGGCCGGCTGCGAATTTCCCGATATGCTCGCGATCATCGCCGGGGGTGAGGCGGCGCTGCAGGAAATCCGCGATCTGACCGACGGCACCGCGCCGCATCACCGGCTGGCCGACGTGAAGCTGCTCGCGCCATTGCGGCCGGGGAAATATCTCGCGATCGGGATGAATTACCGCAAGCACATCGCCGAAATGGGCCGCGACGGCCCGCCGCCGCACCAATACTGGTTCAACAAGCAAACCACCGCGATTTCGGGCCCTTACGACCCGATCGATCCGGGCGTGTCGGAGATGGTGGATTACGAGGTCGAACTCGGCGTGGTGATCGGGGCGAAGGCCAAGGGCGTCACGGCAGCCGACGCGCTCGACCATGTGTTCGGCTATCTCGTCGCGAACGACGTCTCGGCGCGCGACTGGCAGAAGCACACCCCGACCTTCACCATGGGCAAGAGCTTCGACACCCACGGCCCGATCGGCCCGTGGATCGTCACCGCCGATGAAATCCCCGATCCGCAGAACCTCGCGTTGCGCTGCCTCGTCAACGGCGAGAAGCGGCAGGAAAGCAATACCTCGGGCATGATCCACACCATCGCCGCGCAGATCGAATATCTCTCGACCGCCTTCACGCTGGAACCGGGCGACCTGATCGCCACTGGCACGCCCGAAGGGGTCGGCGCAGGGATGCAGCCGCCGAGTTTCCTCAAACCCGGAGACGTGGTTCGCTGCGAGATCGACGGGATCGGCGCGATCGAAAATACGGTGGTCACGCCCGCCTAG